Proteins from a single region of Harpia harpyja isolate bHarHar1 chromosome 14, bHarHar1 primary haplotype, whole genome shotgun sequence:
- the KCNJ16 gene encoding inward rectifier potassium channel 16 — protein sequence MRKMTEQSGCYRPVNIQGNKISYQGTCQESPEMGMKRLQNRFLHKDGSCNVYFKHIFGEWESYVVDIFTTLVDIKWRHMFVIFSLSYVLSWLFFGLVFWLIAIQHGDLFNDEEITPCVANVHSFTGAFLFSLETQTTIGYGYRCVTEECSVAILMVILQSVLSCIIDTFIIGAALAKMATARKRAQTIRFSYYAVVGLRDDKFCLMWRIGDFRPNHMVEGSVRAQLLRYKEDKEGRMTMEYKDLKLLNDQIILVTPVTVVHEIDSESPLYGLDRKALAKDNFEILVTFVYTGDSTGTSHQSRSSYVPREILWGHRFNDVLHVKKKYYKVDCLQFEETTEVYAPHCSAMQLDRKEQEWNRTEKTREKAAETSALEIKSFSTNQKSFSAVALITSCEDPEDLVTAVNQPSGEISYQKAAVTLSSLSIESQV from the coding sequence ATGAGAAAGATGACTGAGCAGAGTGGTTGCTATAGGCCTGTAAACATACAGGGAAATAAGATCAGTTACCAAGGCACTTGTCAAGAAAGCCCTGAAATGGGGATGAAAAGATTACAGAATCGATTTCTCCACAAGGATGGCAGCTGCAACGTGTACTTCAAACACATCTTTGGGGAATGGGAGAGCTACGTAGTGGACATATTTACCACACTGGTGGACATCAAGTGGCGCCATATGTTTGTGATATTCTCATTGTCGTATGTTCTTTCATGGTTGTTCTTTGGACTAGTCTTTTGGCTGATAGCAATCCAACACGGAGATTTATTCAACGATGAAGAAATAACCCCCTGTGTTGCAAATGTCCATAGCTTCACAGGAGCATTCCTATTCTCCCTTGAAACCCAGACGACCATTGGTTACGGTTACCGCTGTGTTACAGAAGAGTGCTCTGTTGCAATCCTCATGGTTATCCTACAGTCAGTATTAAGCTGCATTATTGACACCTTCATAATCGGAGCAGCCTTGGCTAAAATGGCCACAGCTCGAAAAAGAGCTCAAACCATTCGTTTCAGCTACTATGCTGTAGTTGGCTTAAGAGATGATAAATTTTGCCTCATGTGGCGCATTGGGGATTTCCGGCCAAATCACATGGTTGAGGGCTCTGTACGAGCTCAGCTTCTGCGCTACAAGGAAGACAAGGAGGGGAGAATGACGATGGAATACAAGGACTTGAAGTTGCTAAATGACCAGATCATACTTGTTACACCAGTGACAGTCGTACATGAAATTGATAGCGAGAGCCCCTTGTATGGGCTAGACCGGAAAGCTCTGGCCAAGGACAACTTTGAAATCTTGGTCACATTTGTCTACACAGGTGATTCAACAGGAACTTCACATCAGTCAAGAAGCTCATATGTCCCCAGAGAGATTCTTTGGGGCCACAGGTTTAACGATGTCttacatgtaaagaaaaaatactataAGGTGGATTGCTTACAGTTTGAAGAAACCACAGAAGTTTATGCTCCTCACTGCAGTGCCATGCAACTGGATCGGAAGGAGCAAGAATGGAACCGAACCGAGAAGACGcgggaaaaagcagcagagacgTCAGCACTGGAGATCAAGTCATTTAGTACTAACCAAAAGTCATTTAGCGCAGTTGCTCTCATCACTAGTTGTGAAGATCCAGAAGACCTCGTGACAGCTGTCAATCAGCCTTCTGGAGAAATTTCTTATCAGAAAGCAGCTGTGACCTTGAGTAGTCTATCAATAGAGTCCCAAGTCTAG